Proteins from a genomic interval of Candidatus Nomurabacteria bacterium:
- a CDS encoding glutaredoxin family protein produces MSKVTVYSTTWCGFCHQLKTWLKGLDVEFDEIDIEENTDAGREVVEATKQMGVPVTKVGEKYIVGFDRPNLEEALKNEKLI; encoded by the coding sequence ATGAGTAAAGTTACAGTGTATAGTACAACATGGTGTGGATTTTGCCACCAATTAAAGACCTGGCTAAAAGGCTTAGATGTTGAATTCGACGAAATAGACATTGAAGAAAATACCGATGCTGGACGCGAGGTTGTTGAAGCCACTAAGCAAATGGGTGTTCCTGTCACAAAAGTAGGTGAGAAATATATCGTAGGTTTTGATCGACCAAATCTAGAAGAAGCACTAAAGAACGAAAAACTTATCTAA